The following coding sequences are from one Acaryochloris thomasi RCC1774 window:
- the ndhL gene encoding NAD(P)H-quinone oxidoreductase subunit L translates to MNLVTATTILYVSLLGGYLLVIPAFTYFYLNLRWYTAGSIERLLMYFFVFFFFPGLLLLSPFLNFRPKPRQIT, encoded by the coding sequence ATGAATCTTGTTACCGCTACCACGATTCTATACGTCAGCCTGTTAGGCGGCTATCTGCTGGTGATTCCAGCTTTCACCTATTTTTACCTCAATCTACGGTGGTATACGGCAGGTTCCATTGAGCGCCTACTGATGTACTTTTTTGTCTTTTTCTTCTTTCCGGGGCTGCTGTTGCTGAGTCCGTTTCTCAATTTTCGTCCTAAGCCTAGGCAGATTACGTAG
- the trpA gene encoding tryptophan synthase subunit alpha translates to MTSVSDCFARLRDRGQCALIPFITAGDPDLETTAAALKRLDDSGADLIELGVPYSDPLADGPVIQAAATRALQRGTRLDDVLSMVTTLIPDLRAPVILFTYYNPIHYRGVDKYLQQVSQAGVKGLVIPDLPLEEADTLLQKASDLGVEVTLLVAPTSSKERIHKIAEKSQGFIYLVSTTGVTGMRTKVESRVNELLQELRQATDKPIGVGFGISQPEHARQMMDWGADAAIVGSAFVKRLNEGAPAQGLTSISEYCRSLKSALVRE, encoded by the coding sequence ATGACCTCTGTTTCTGATTGTTTTGCTCGACTGCGCGATCGCGGTCAGTGTGCTCTGATTCCCTTCATTACTGCGGGTGACCCAGATCTTGAAACGACTGCGGCGGCTCTGAAGCGCCTAGACGACAGCGGGGCTGATCTGATTGAGCTGGGTGTTCCTTACTCCGATCCGCTTGCGGATGGACCTGTGATTCAGGCGGCTGCCACAAGGGCACTGCAGCGGGGCACTCGCTTAGATGATGTGCTCTCAATGGTGACGACGTTGATTCCTGACTTGAGAGCGCCCGTTATTTTGTTTACCTATTACAACCCCATTCACTATCGTGGGGTGGATAAATATCTGCAACAGGTGTCTCAGGCGGGCGTTAAGGGGCTTGTGATTCCTGATTTGCCGCTTGAAGAGGCGGATACGCTTCTGCAAAAGGCGTCTGATTTGGGGGTTGAGGTGACGCTGTTGGTGGCCCCCACTAGCTCAAAGGAGCGTATCCATAAAATTGCGGAAAAGTCGCAGGGGTTTATTTACTTGGTCAGCACTACTGGCGTGACCGGGATGCGAACCAAGGTGGAGTCTCGGGTTAATGAGCTGTTGCAAGAGCTACGACAGGCAACGGATAAGCCGATTGGAGTTGGCTTTGGCATCTCACAGCCGGAGCACGCCCGTCAGATGATGGATTGGGGGGCTGATGCGGCAATTGTCGGTAGTGCTTTCGTGAAGCGGTTGAATGAGGGGGCACCGGCACAGGGTTTGACTTCCATTTCGGAATACTGTCGGTCTCTGAAGTCTGCGCTTGTGAGAGAGTAA
- a CDS encoding aspartate kinase encodes MGLIIQKYGGTSVGSVERIQAVAQRVKTTVEAGNALVVVVSAMGKTTDGLVKLANGLSSNPCSREMDMLLSTGEQVTISLLSMALQEIGQPAISLTGAQVGIVTEPAHTRARILNIDPQRLERHLKEGKVVVVAGFQGTSNNADRDVTTLGRGGSDTSAVALAAALRADCCEIYTDVPGILTTDPRLVEDAQLMDEITSDEMLELASLGAKVLHPRAVEIARNYGVQMVVRSSWTDEPGTRVISPIISARPLQDLELGRPVDAVHFDHDQAKVALLRVADRPGVAAGLFGELAHQGLDVDLIIQSIHEGNSNDIAFTVSKDTLKQAEAVSVAFNPPQGDNQAEVLVDRDVAKVGIVGAGIIGRPSVAAQMFQTLADAGINLQMISTSEVNVSCTVAMEDCDRAIQLLCRTFEVASSPVQTSLRTEQASPPVRGIALDLKQAQLAIRHVPDHPGMAAQIFQALAAKNISIDMVIQSQRSRPVEGVMTRDIAFTVGETDLQVAQHVLKDAADQLGCGPVTADSEVAKLSIVGIGMLGRPGVAAQMFQALAAEQINIQMIATSEIRVSCVIPLTDGVKALKAVHAAFDLGSPHH; translated from the coding sequence ATGGGGTTAATTATTCAGAAGTATGGTGGCACGTCTGTCGGCTCAGTTGAGCGGATTCAAGCCGTTGCTCAACGGGTCAAAACCACCGTAGAGGCGGGCAATGCCTTAGTTGTCGTCGTATCCGCTATGGGTAAAACCACCGACGGCTTAGTAAAACTCGCCAACGGACTCTCCAGCAACCCCTGCAGCCGCGAAATGGATATGCTGCTGTCCACGGGAGAACAGGTGACCATCTCACTGCTGAGCATGGCCCTGCAAGAAATTGGCCAACCGGCAATCTCGCTGACCGGCGCTCAAGTAGGCATCGTCACCGAACCGGCCCATACTCGTGCCCGGATCTTGAACATTGACCCCCAGCGCTTAGAGCGCCATCTCAAAGAAGGAAAGGTTGTGGTCGTTGCTGGGTTTCAGGGAACCAGTAACAATGCAGATCGGGATGTCACAACCCTTGGGCGGGGTGGCTCCGATACTTCAGCTGTGGCTCTAGCCGCAGCGCTCCGAGCTGACTGCTGCGAAATATACACCGATGTTCCCGGTATTCTCACCACTGACCCGCGCTTGGTGGAAGATGCTCAGCTCATGGACGAGATCACCTCCGATGAAATGCTAGAGCTAGCAAGCCTTGGGGCAAAAGTGCTGCATCCTCGGGCGGTCGAAATTGCCCGCAACTACGGGGTTCAAATGGTGGTCCGCTCTAGCTGGACTGATGAACCAGGAACGCGCGTAATCTCCCCGATCATCTCTGCGCGTCCCCTCCAGGACTTAGAGCTGGGTCGCCCCGTCGATGCGGTTCACTTTGATCACGATCAGGCAAAGGTGGCGCTGCTGCGAGTTGCCGACCGCCCCGGTGTTGCCGCAGGGTTATTTGGCGAGCTGGCCCATCAAGGGCTAGATGTGGATTTAATCATTCAGTCTATTCACGAAGGCAACAGCAACGATATTGCGTTCACGGTTTCGAAAGATACTCTCAAGCAGGCTGAAGCGGTTTCCGTGGCTTTTAATCCGCCTCAAGGGGACAACCAGGCGGAAGTATTAGTGGATCGAGATGTTGCCAAGGTTGGCATTGTCGGAGCTGGAATTATTGGGCGACCTAGTGTTGCAGCCCAAATGTTCCAAACCCTTGCTGATGCTGGCATCAACCTGCAGATGATCTCTACGTCAGAGGTAAATGTGAGCTGTACTGTGGCCATGGAGGATTGCGATCGCGCCATCCAACTCCTTTGCCGCACCTTTGAAGTCGCCAGCTCCCCTGTCCAGACTAGTCTGAGGACCGAGCAGGCCTCTCCTCCGGTGAGAGGCATTGCTCTCGATCTCAAGCAAGCTCAGCTCGCCATCCGCCACGTCCCCGATCATCCCGGCATGGCGGCTCAAATCTTTCAGGCACTCGCGGCCAAGAATATCAGTATTGACATGGTGATCCAGTCCCAGCGATCGCGTCCTGTTGAGGGCGTCATGACCCGCGATATTGCCTTCACTGTTGGGGAAACGGATCTGCAGGTGGCGCAGCATGTGCTCAAAGACGCCGCTGACCAGCTTGGCTGTGGCCCGGTGACTGCCGATTCAGAAGTTGCAAAGCTTAGCATTGTCGGAATTGGCATGTTAGGGCGACCTGGCGTTGCGGCTCAAATGTTCCAGGCCTTGGCCGCAGAGCAGATCAACATTCAAATGATTGCCACCTCAGAGATTCGGGTGAGCTGTGTGATTCCTCTAACGGATGGCGTTAAAGCTCTCAAGGCGGTTCATGCAGCCTTTGACCTAGGTTCGCCGCACCACTAA
- a CDS encoding GNAT family N-acetyltransferase encodes MTQSDSLYTAVLAGRFVINLRPATPQDLKLLRHWDQQPHVIASDPDDDWEWEVELLRDPDWREQLIAELNGSPIGFMQIIDPAREDSHYWGNVSANLRAIDIWIGEASDLGQGHGTQMMQLALTRCFDDPEVTGVLLDPLVSNTRAHRFYERLGFRCCDRRHFGTDDCFVYQLSRTAWHSSKNS; translated from the coding sequence ATGACTCAAAGCGATAGCCTATATACAGCTGTGCTGGCAGGTCGATTTGTGATTAACTTACGTCCCGCAACACCCCAAGATCTGAAGCTTTTACGTCACTGGGATCAGCAGCCCCATGTAATTGCCTCCGATCCCGATGATGATTGGGAATGGGAGGTCGAACTTCTCCGAGATCCTGACTGGCGTGAGCAATTGATCGCGGAGCTGAACGGCAGCCCCATTGGCTTTATGCAAATCATCGATCCGGCCCGCGAGGATAGCCACTATTGGGGAAATGTCTCAGCGAACCTGAGAGCGATAGATATCTGGATTGGTGAGGCATCTGACTTAGGGCAGGGGCATGGGACACAAATGATGCAGTTGGCACTAACCCGATGTTTTGACGATCCGGAAGTGACCGGCGTGCTGCTGGATCCGTTGGTAAGTAATACTCGCGCCCATCGTTTTTATGAGCGATTGGGGTTTCGATGTTGCGATCGCCGCCACTTCGGAACTGATGACTGCTTCGTATATCAGCTAAGCCGCACTGCTTGGCATTCCAGCAAGAATAGCTGA
- a CDS encoding sulfiredoxin gives MVRVKNIALKEIHRPLYRQNDQSKVAALMRSIAEVGLQEPIEVLEVEGRYYGFSGCHRYEACSRLGHHTIRCRVRRATPAVLRMHLA, from the coding sequence GTGGTTCGAGTTAAAAACATAGCTCTCAAAGAGATTCACCGCCCGCTCTACCGTCAAAATGATCAGAGCAAGGTCGCCGCGTTAATGCGCTCCATCGCTGAGGTGGGTCTCCAGGAACCCATTGAGGTTTTAGAGGTTGAAGGGCGATACTATGGATTCTCGGGCTGTCATCGGTACGAGGCTTGTTCTCGACTAGGCCACCACACCATTCGCTGTCGGGTGCGGCGGGCAACCCCTGCGGTCCTCCGCATGCATCTTGCTTAG
- a CDS encoding NAD-dependent succinate-semialdehyde dehydrogenase produces the protein MGIATINPATGETVKTFDALSAEQVQTKIARADQAFASYQQTTMADRSQWLTQAAELLEDPNNSRSYAKLMTLEMGKPLQEAISEVKKCASVCRYYAENAADFLANQYTQTDASQSFISYQPLGIVLAVMPWNFPFWQVFRFAAPALMAGNVGLLKHASNVPQCALAIEDILSRAGFPDGVFQTLLIGAAQVESVVKDTRVKAATLTGSEPAGASLAAVAGTQIKKTVLELGGSDPFIILESADLNLAAETAVKARMLNNGQSCIAAKRFIVVDAIADEFEQKLVAAFNDLTIGDPMDETVHVGPLATASILSELDQQVLTAVQNGARVLIGGNKKAEPGNYYLPTILTDIAPDNPVYYEEFFGPVALLFRIPDLDAAIKLANDTPFGLGASAWTAIPEEQERCIVELEAGAVFINGMVKSDPRLPFGGIKRSGYGRELGIPGIHEFVNLKTIWIK, from the coding sequence ATGGGTATCGCAACGATTAATCCTGCAACCGGAGAGACGGTCAAAACCTTTGATGCCCTATCTGCCGAGCAGGTTCAGACAAAGATCGCGCGGGCAGACCAGGCGTTTGCTTCCTATCAGCAAACAACAATGGCCGATCGCAGCCAGTGGCTGACCCAAGCGGCTGAATTGTTAGAAGACCCTAACAACAGTCGCAGCTATGCAAAATTGATGACTCTAGAAATGGGAAAGCCGCTGCAAGAGGCGATTTCAGAGGTCAAAAAGTGTGCCAGCGTTTGCCGCTACTATGCCGAAAACGCCGCAGACTTCCTGGCCAATCAATATACTCAAACAGACGCCAGCCAAAGCTTTATCAGCTACCAACCCCTAGGGATTGTATTGGCGGTCATGCCGTGGAATTTTCCCTTTTGGCAGGTGTTTCGGTTCGCTGCGCCTGCTTTAATGGCAGGTAATGTGGGATTACTAAAACATGCCTCCAATGTGCCCCAGTGTGCGCTGGCGATTGAAGACATCTTGAGCCGAGCAGGTTTTCCAGACGGCGTCTTCCAGACTCTATTGATCGGAGCAGCACAGGTGGAATCAGTTGTTAAAGACACAAGAGTCAAGGCCGCGACGCTGACGGGAAGTGAGCCAGCGGGGGCTAGCTTAGCGGCAGTCGCAGGCACTCAGATTAAAAAGACCGTCCTAGAACTAGGCGGTAGCGATCCCTTTATCATCCTTGAAAGTGCTGATTTGAACCTAGCTGCTGAGACCGCCGTTAAAGCCAGAATGCTCAACAACGGTCAATCCTGTATTGCCGCAAAGCGGTTTATTGTGGTGGATGCCATTGCTGATGAATTTGAGCAGAAGCTGGTTGCAGCATTCAACGATCTAACCATTGGCGATCCCATGGACGAGACGGTCCATGTTGGCCCATTGGCGACGGCGAGCATCCTATCGGAGCTAGATCAACAGGTGCTAACGGCTGTACAGAATGGTGCTCGAGTGCTGATCGGCGGTAATAAGAAGGCTGAGCCAGGGAACTACTACTTACCCACAATTCTCACGGATATTGCCCCCGACAACCCTGTCTACTATGAAGAGTTTTTTGGCCCTGTGGCCCTGCTGTTTCGTATCCCAGACTTAGATGCAGCGATCAAGTTAGCCAACGATACGCCCTTCGGCCTGGGTGCAAGTGCCTGGACTGCTATACCTGAGGAACAGGAACGCTGCATCGTCGAGCTAGAAGCTGGAGCTGTTTTTATCAACGGCATGGTGAAGTCAGACCCGCGTCTGCCCTTCGGGGGCATTAAGCGATCAGGCTATGGAAGAGAGCTGGGCATCCCTGGCATTCACGAATTTGTAAACCTCAAAACGATTTGGATCAAGTAG
- a CDS encoding DUF3007 family protein, whose protein sequence is MRRIDALAIGFGVFIAGGLIYAVFRLAGIEGQNAGIWSQVILVAGLIGWVASYLLRVVTQKMTYNQQLEEYEDAVLQKRLDEMTPEELEQLQAEIDAESNES, encoded by the coding sequence ATGCGCCGTATTGATGCCCTTGCGATCGGGTTTGGCGTTTTTATCGCTGGCGGTCTGATTTACGCTGTCTTTCGATTGGCGGGTATTGAGGGTCAAAACGCTGGCATCTGGAGTCAGGTGATTTTGGTGGCGGGTCTGATTGGCTGGGTCGCCTCATACCTGCTGCGGGTGGTGACTCAGAAGATGACCTACAATCAGCAGCTTGAAGAGTATGAAGATGCTGTTTTGCAAAAGCGTCTTGATGAAATGACGCCCGAAGAACTGGAACAGCTCCAAGCTGAAATTGACGCTGAATCTAACGAATCCTAA
- a CDS encoding DUF3565 domain-containing protein, giving the protein MEQSIIGYHKDTENHWVAELACGHFQHVRHDPPIVERPWVLTKAGRASMLGYRLQCKKCEIGAPRDGEAS; this is encoded by the coding sequence ATGGAACAAAGCATTATCGGGTATCACAAAGATACTGAAAATCACTGGGTCGCGGAACTTGCCTGCGGTCACTTCCAACACGTTCGGCACGACCCACCCATCGTTGAACGCCCCTGGGTGCTGACAAAAGCAGGACGCGCCTCAATGCTTGGCTACAGACTCCAATGCAAAAAGTGCGAGATCGGCGCTCCGAGAGATGGCGAAGCATCCTAA
- a CDS encoding SpoIID/LytB domain-containing protein, which yields MTGAIGKQRSYVGGSFIAVGVLLAAPAGAASNPTLKIGIVQRFGEQPKDTLTIQALPGDRLTLKFADQGQVKTLATNKVQFDIQPQPLPKPVIQERVVLGVFRSFESAETQALDYRMQGIPVEVAQPNKWQVWAKRDRYSTPKKRKKLVKTLKEQGKSVFLDQQRQVQKPLLSWVVDGYRYSRDSVSITSGKSVLQVQKNRYGGTLKFQPNTYGSYTLVNQVPIETYLRGVVPYEIGFSAPLTSIQAQAIIARTYALRNLRRFKIDDYELCADTQCQVYRGLSGAKSRVDDAIATTAGQVLTYDNELIDALYSSTTGGVTASFEEVWEGDPRPYLQTKIDAAPNPVWDLKTRSLADPANFKAFVNLKQGFNEVTWPTFRWRIEAPLAEMNQILRKFLRQKQHPLAEFGTIQTLEITKRSHGGRVQTLRVTTDIGSVELHKDEIVQGIRGAKSLLFYVEPMYEPQPPIVNAPDPQSPAPPPEKVLKGYRFVGGGWGHAVGLSQTGAQHLSKLGWSASKILDFYYPGTTLEPLTDTIARWREPEIPAPSPAAPEEQNGGFLGLKLPQIDWQGFWEWLPFT from the coding sequence ATGACGGGTGCAATCGGTAAGCAGAGGTCGTACGTCGGCGGCAGCTTCATTGCCGTGGGTGTCTTACTGGCCGCCCCTGCAGGAGCCGCGTCGAATCCAACCCTCAAGATTGGCATTGTGCAGCGGTTTGGTGAGCAGCCTAAGGACACATTGACAATCCAAGCGCTTCCCGGTGATCGGCTTACCCTGAAATTCGCCGATCAGGGACAGGTTAAGACCCTGGCGACCAACAAGGTCCAGTTTGATATTCAGCCACAGCCTTTGCCCAAGCCTGTTATTCAAGAGCGGGTGGTGTTGGGTGTGTTTCGCAGTTTCGAAAGCGCTGAGACTCAGGCGCTGGATTATCGAATGCAGGGTATTCCGGTGGAGGTGGCCCAGCCCAACAAGTGGCAAGTTTGGGCAAAACGAGATCGCTACTCCACTCCTAAGAAGCGTAAAAAGCTGGTCAAAACCCTAAAAGAGCAGGGGAAGTCAGTCTTCTTAGATCAACAGCGTCAGGTCCAGAAACCTTTGCTGAGCTGGGTTGTTGACGGCTATCGCTACAGCCGTGACTCTGTGAGCATTACGTCGGGTAAATCGGTGCTGCAGGTTCAAAAAAACAGGTATGGCGGCACCCTCAAGTTTCAGCCCAATACCTACGGCAGCTATACCCTTGTTAATCAGGTGCCCATAGAGACCTACCTCAGGGGTGTGGTGCCCTACGAGATTGGCTTTTCGGCTCCTTTGACTTCTATTCAAGCCCAAGCGATTATTGCGCGCACCTACGCCCTGCGGAATCTGCGCCGATTCAAGATTGACGACTATGAGCTGTGTGCGGATACCCAATGTCAGGTTTATCGTGGATTGTCGGGTGCGAAGTCTCGGGTTGATGATGCGATCGCAACCACTGCGGGCCAAGTGTTGACCTATGACAACGAACTGATTGACGCTCTTTATTCCTCAACCACAGGCGGCGTCACGGCCTCCTTTGAAGAAGTCTGGGAAGGCGATCCTCGCCCCTATCTGCAGACCAAAATCGATGCCGCCCCCAACCCCGTCTGGGATCTCAAAACCCGCAGTCTTGCAGACCCTGCTAACTTCAAGGCCTTCGTCAACCTCAAGCAGGGCTTTAATGAAGTCACCTGGCCGACCTTCCGGTGGCGGATTGAGGCACCTTTAGCTGAAATGAATCAGATTTTGCGTAAATTTCTCAGGCAAAAGCAGCATCCCTTAGCTGAATTTGGCACGATTCAAACGCTAGAGATCACGAAACGCTCCCACGGGGGGCGCGTTCAAACGCTCAGGGTGACTACCGATATCGGATCCGTCGAACTGCATAAGGATGAGATTGTCCAAGGCATTCGGGGAGCTAAGAGTTTGCTCTTCTACGTGGAGCCGATGTATGAGCCACAGCCTCCTATCGTCAATGCGCCAGACCCACAGAGCCCTGCTCCGCCGCCGGAGAAAGTGCTGAAAGGCTACCGGTTTGTGGGAGGTGGTTGGGGCCATGCTGTCGGTCTAAGTCAGACCGGCGCTCAGCATTTGAGCAAGCTCGGCTGGTCGGCATCGAAAATTTTAGACTTCTACTACCCTGGGACAACCCTAGAGCCATTAACCGATACGATTGCCCGCTGGCGAGAGCCAGAGATCCCCGCTCCCAGCCCTGCCGCACCAGAAGAACAGAATGGAGGCTTTTTGGGCCTGAAACTGCCTCAAATAGACTGGCAGGGTTTTTGGGAATGGCTACCTTTCACTTAG
- a CDS encoding DNA alkylation repair protein, giving the protein MTFQAISSILRRLADPAIATQSQRFFKTGKGEYSEGDQFLGIRVPVLREQAKKFENTPLTAVQELLESPFHEERLCALLILVRKFTKGNPEEQTRIYTLYLKDTQYINNWDLVDLSAYHIVGPYLENRDRRPLHKLAQSKSLWKRRIAIISTFHFIRNNQFEETLAISEQLLNDSEDLIHKAVGWMLREIGKRDLATEEAFLKQHYKQMPRTMLRYAIEKFPEPKRQKYLKGFI; this is encoded by the coding sequence ATGACATTCCAAGCAATTAGTAGCATCCTCAGACGCTTGGCAGATCCTGCGATCGCAACCCAATCCCAACGCTTCTTCAAAACGGGCAAGGGCGAATATAGCGAAGGCGATCAGTTTCTCGGCATCCGAGTCCCCGTTCTCAGAGAACAAGCCAAGAAATTCGAGAACACACCCCTTACCGCAGTTCAGGAACTACTGGAATCGCCCTTCCATGAAGAACGCCTGTGCGCCCTCCTCATCCTGGTTCGCAAATTTACCAAAGGCAACCCAGAAGAACAGACCCGCATCTACACCCTGTATCTCAAAGACACCCAGTACATCAACAACTGGGATCTCGTAGACCTCTCCGCCTATCACATCGTTGGTCCCTACCTAGAAAACAGAGACAGACGTCCTCTCCACAAACTTGCTCAATCAAAAAGCCTCTGGAAACGGCGTATCGCCATCATCTCAACCTTTCACTTCATCCGAAACAACCAGTTCGAAGAGACTCTAGCCATATCAGAACAACTCCTTAACGATTCAGAAGACCTGATTCACAAAGCCGTTGGCTGGATGCTCAGAGAGATTGGCAAACGTGACCTAGCAACTGAAGAAGCCTTCTTGAAACAGCATTACAAACAAATGCCTAGAACGATGCTGCGCTATGCCATCGAGAAATTCCCTGAGCCAAAGCGCCAGAAGTATCTTAAGGGCTTTATCTAG
- a CDS encoding ABC transporter ATP-binding protein — MSSEIAVQTRGLTKRFGHHAAVSDLDLEIKEGEVFGLIGPNGAGKTTLIRMLATAEQPTLGEIYIRGQRLQRNQTNADLKRLIGYLPDDFPLYEDLTVWEYLNYFARLYQLRQPRRRQRLSEVLELVQLTHKRRSSVASLSRGMKQRLGLARTIIHEPILLLLDEPVSGLDPLARVQFRELINILREAGMTVLISSHILRDLAELCTSVGIMELGYLVESTSLQNLYQQLSEQQILISTLGDIKALECELRQCPQIEGWQVNSETQQVKVHFTGDQAAAADLLRSLMAARIPLYNFQCIQEDLETIFLDKLDHKQVS, encoded by the coding sequence ATGTCATCTGAAATAGCGGTTCAGACGCGAGGGCTGACGAAGCGATTTGGGCACCACGCTGCCGTCAGCGATCTTGATCTAGAAATCAAAGAAGGAGAGGTCTTTGGGCTAATCGGTCCCAATGGAGCTGGTAAAACCACGCTGATTCGGATGTTGGCAACGGCGGAACAGCCGACGTTGGGGGAGATTTACATTCGAGGGCAGCGCCTACAGCGCAATCAAACAAATGCCGATCTCAAACGTTTGATTGGCTATCTGCCAGATGATTTCCCGCTTTACGAAGATTTAACAGTGTGGGAATATCTCAACTACTTTGCGCGGCTATATCAGTTACGTCAGCCACGCCGCCGCCAGCGACTGTCAGAGGTGCTGGAGCTGGTGCAGTTAACCCACAAGCGTCGTAGCTCAGTGGCTAGTCTGTCACGGGGAATGAAGCAGCGTCTCGGTCTGGCTCGAACCATTATTCATGAGCCGATTTTGCTGCTGCTGGATGAACCGGTCTCAGGGCTTGATCCATTGGCTCGGGTGCAGTTTCGAGAGCTGATTAATATTTTGAGAGAGGCGGGGATGACGGTGCTGATCTCTTCTCATATCCTTCGTGATCTGGCGGAGCTGTGCACATCAGTGGGGATTATGGAGCTGGGCTACCTAGTGGAGAGTACGTCGCTACAGAATCTCTATCAGCAGTTGAGTGAGCAGCAGATTTTGATTTCAACGCTGGGCGATATCAAGGCTCTGGAGTGTGAACTGCGACAGTGCCCTCAAATTGAAGGCTGGCAGGTCAATTCAGAGACACAGCAGGTGAAGGTCCATTTCACGGGCGATCAGGCTGCGGCGGCTGATTTGTTGCGGTCTCTGATGGCGGCTCGTATTCCCCTCTACAACTTTCAGTGCATTCAAGAAGATCTCGAAACTATTTTTCTTGACAAGCTCGATCACAAACAGGTGTCATAA
- a CDS encoding Dps family protein — protein MPVSSMPINIGIDEKNRQQIAEGLSHLLADTYTLYLKTHNFHWNVTGPMFQTLHLMFEGQYNELALAVDAIAERIRALGFPAPGTYKEYSKLTSIPEAEGVPSAEEMIRELVEGQEAVVRTARSVFPAADEANDEPTADLLTQRLQIHEKTAWMLRSLL, from the coding sequence ATGCCAGTCTCTTCCATGCCGATTAATATTGGTATTGACGAAAAAAATCGGCAGCAAATTGCCGAGGGTCTATCGCACCTCTTAGCAGATACCTACACGCTCTATCTCAAAACCCATAACTTCCACTGGAACGTGACCGGTCCGATGTTCCAGACGCTGCACCTGATGTTTGAGGGGCAGTATAACGAACTGGCACTGGCAGTAGATGCGATCGCAGAGCGAATTCGCGCTTTAGGCTTTCCGGCCCCTGGAACCTATAAGGAATACAGCAAGCTCACGTCCATTCCAGAAGCAGAGGGCGTGCCCAGCGCGGAAGAAATGATTCGTGAGCTTGTAGAAGGTCAAGAGGCCGTCGTCAGAACAGCACGTTCCGTCTTCCCGGCTGCGGATGAGGCCAACGACGAGCCCACAGCAGATCTACTAACCCAGCGCCTGCAGATTCACGAAAAAACAGCCTGGATGCTGCGGAGTCTCCTGTAG